AGCAGGTGCCCGATGTTGGAAGACAAGCTGTCGACCGGGGTGCCGTCGTGGTCGAGCGCGAGGGCGTAGTAGCCGCGGTCCTCAAGCCAGAAGTCCCGGTTGAAGCGGTCGTACAGCGCCGCCGCCTCACGCTCCAGCCGGTCGGCGAAGTCGGGGTCACCCCAGACCGTACGGGCCAGCCGTGCTCCTCGGATCTTGGCGTCGTAGGCGTACCCCTGGGTTTCGCAGGTGGCCCTCGGAAAGCCCGGCAACCTGCCGTCGGCGTAGGAGATGCTGTCCCAGGAGTCCTTCCAGCACTGGTTGTCCAAACCGGTGGCGCGGTTGCGTCTCTCGTACCAGATGTAGCCGGTGGAGTTCAGGTCCGCGTACAGGTCGATCCACGCCAGGGCCGCGCGAGCATCCTGCTCCAACTCGGTCACCAGCGCCGTGTCGCCGCTCCACCGCTCGTACTCGTCGAGCAGCACCACGAACAGCGGTGAGGCGTCCACGGTGCCGTAGTAGGGGGAGTGCGGCTGTTCCTCGAACGCGGCCGACTCCCCGTAGCGCAGCTCGTGCAGGATCCGGCCGGGGTCCTCCTCCAGCACGTCGTCGTGCCGGGCGCCCTGAAGCGAGGCGAGGATCCGCAGTGTCGGTGGGGTCAACGACGGTGTGACGGGCAGGGTCTGTAGGCAGGTCAGCAGGCTGTCGCGGCCGAACAGGGTCATGAACCAGGGCAGCCCGGCCGCGGGCACGGTCGCGCCGCCGAGCGAGAGCGGGGCGAAGCGCAGCGCCGCCAGGTCCACCAGACTGCGGTCGTACACCTGCTGGAGGGAGACGCTGTCGGTGTCCAGTGTCGGGGCCGCCGCGACCCAGGCCCGCACGCTCTCGGGCAGGGTGGAGTCGTCCGGCCGTTGGGCCCGGAGGGCGGCGCGCAGGTCGACGCCGTCCGGACGCAGCGCCCGCATGGCGGCCTGCAACCGCGTCGACCACTGCTCCCCGGGGCGAAGCCGGACCGCGAACCGCAGGCCGTTCGGGTCGACCTCGGCGGGCTCACTCGCCGACACCACAACCTCACGTCGGTACGTGCCGCGCCGGTAGCCCAGGGTCAACTCGTTCGGGCCGACCTGGGTGTAGTAACTGCCGGCCTTGTCACCGATGTCGAACTTGATCTCAAAGATGTCGGCGAAGTCGGCTGCCATCTCCAGCCGTACGTCGAGCTCCTTGTCCCCCTCACCGTAATTGAAGATCGTCAGTGACTCGGTGAGGTCCGGGCCGATCCGCCTCCGCCGGATGGCCGACACGTCAGCCTGCACGTAGTCGACCGCCCCGCCCGGCACCACGAAGAACGTCACCTCGTAGTACTGGCTGTCGTCCACCGACAGCGCGGTCATGCGTTCGCCGTTGACGGTGAGCATCCAGCGGGACAGGAAGCGTGTGTCGGCGGCGAACAGCCCGACCGGAGTGCCGGGGGACGACTCCACATCGCCACTGGCGTCGGACACGATGAACGTGTTCCCATCGATACACGCGACGGTGCCCGGGATGTCCCTCATCAGTTACCTGTCGCCATCCGGGTTGCCGCGCTGAGAGGGCTCGGGCGCTCGCGGGAACAGCCGCCCGATCCGCAACGCCAGGCCGAGGTCACCGTCGACCAGGATCTCCCCACGGGTGATCGCCGCCAGGCCGTTCACCTCACCGCGTGCCATCGCGTCCGCGACCTGCGCGGACACCCTGATGACAGTCGTGGCGGGACCGGCGCTCCGCGTCACCCGCATCCGGCCGTGATCGATGTTCAGGAGCCACTGCTCCAGGTGGCCCCCGTCCCGAATGTCGAATCGCACGCTCCCACACACCTTGTTGAACCGCGGATCCTGGCCGGCAATCGTCAACCGCTCGAAGAAGGAACTGGTCGCCGTCATCCCACCTCCCCGGCCGCTGGTAGAAGCGGATGTCGGCTACCCCGTGCGGGTCACTGTTAACTCCGGGCGACGCGGCTCGTCCAGGGGCGTGCGGGCGCGCGGCTCGGTCGGGTGGTCGAGCAGGCCGGTCAGGAAGGCCGCGCCCCGGTCGCCTGGACGGAGGTCGACGCGTCGCCGATCGTGCTGCTCGCATCGGACGTTCTACCGCGAAGCGGGCGCACACGCCACACATACCGCATAGCGTCACGGGGGCGGCACCGCCGCTCCGCCGGCCCGCCGGCGGTCACGCCGACCGGACGGGACCGGACATGGACCGCGTCGACACTGTGCTCCTGCCGGAGTTGGACGGGCCGGTGCCGGCGACGCTGCCGAGCACGCTGGGCCTGCTGAGCCTGGCCCTGGGCGTCGGTGCCCTGGTCGCGCCCGGACCCCTCGCGCGACTGATCGGGGTGGACGACTCCGCAGCGGCGCGGGCGGTGATCCCGGCCGTCGGCGTACGGGAGTTGGGCAGCGCCGCCGGCCTGATCAGCGGCCGTGGCCCGGCCGGCTGGGCCTGGAGCCGGGTGGTCGGCGACGCCATGGATCTGACCCTGCTCGGCCGTGCCCTGGCGGACCGCAGTGGTGAACGGCGCCGCCGGTTGACACTGACCACCGCCGCGATCGCCGGCATCGCCGCCGTCGACGTGCTCGCCGCCGTACGGATCGGGCGTGCCCGGCGGGCCCGTGCCCGGTTGATCCGGATGGAGATCGCGGTGACGGTGAACCGTTCGCCCGCCGAGGCGTACCGGTTCTGGCGGGACATGGAGAACCTTCCCCGGTTCATGGCGCACCTGGAGTCGGTGCGCGCCGACGACCTGCGCCGTTCGCACTGGATCGCCCGAGGCCCGGCCGGTCACCGCGTCGAGTGGGACGCCGAGATCATCGACGACCAGCCGAACCGGTCGATCACCTGGCGTTCGCTGCCGGGGACCCGGGTGCCCAACGCCGGGCGGGTGCGGTTCGTGCCCGCCCCCGGTGACCGGGGCACCGAGGTTCGGGTGGAGTTGCGCTACGCACCGCCGGCCGGCGCGCTCGGCCGGGTGGTGGCGAAGCTCTTCGGTGAGGAACCCGAGCAGCAGGTCCGTGACGACCTGCGCCGGTTCAAGCAGGTGCTGGAGACGGGCGAGGTGGTCCGCTCCGAGGGCAGCCCCAACGGCATCTCCGTACGCCAACAGGCCATGCAACGTCCCGCCCAGCCGCTGCCGCCGTCCCGCCGCCGCTGACCGCCCGAGCTCCGAAAGGGACCGAGAATGAAAGCCACCGCCTGGATGGGCACCAACAGCGTCAAGGTGATCGACGTACCCGATCCGAAGATCATGAACGCACGGGACGCGATCGTCCGGATCAGCACCACCGCGATCTGCGGCTCCGACCTGCACCTCTACCACGGCTTCATCCCCGCCATGCGCAAGGGCGACATCCTCGGCCACGAGTTCATGGGCGAGGTGGTCGAGGTTGGCCCGCAGGTCCGCAACCTCAAACCCGGCGACCGGGTGGTGGTGCCCTTCCCGATCGCCTGTGGGCACTGCTCGTCCTGCCAACGCGGCCTCTACTCGGTCTGCGAGAACTCCAACCCGAACGCCGGCATCGCCGAGAAGATCATGGGGCACTCGCCGGCCGGCATCTTCGGCTACTCCCACCTGCTCGGCGGCTACGCGGGCGGTCAGGCCGAGTACGCCCGGGTGCCGTTCGCCGACGTCGGCCCGCTCAAGGTGCCCGACGAGATTCCCGACGACCAGGCGGTCATGCTCGCCGACGTGTTCCCGACCGGCTACATGGGCGCCGAGATGTGCGACATCAAACCCGGGCAGGTGATCGCGGTCTGGGGCGCCGGTCCGGTGGGGCTGCTCGCCGCCGCCAGCGCCCGGCTGCTCGGCGCGGAGCGCGTGATCGTCATCGACCGGTTCGCGTACCGGCTGCGGCTGGCCGAGGAGCACATCGGCGCCGAGACGATCAACTACGAGCAGGCTGACGTGCTGGACACGCTCAACGAGATGACCGCCGGCCGGGGGCCGGACGCGTGCATCGACGCGGTCGGCCTGGAAGGCCACCACGGCAACGCCGCCATGTACGCGTACGACCGGGCGAAGCAGGCCACGCGGACCGAGACGGAACGGCCGTTCGCCCTGCGCCAGGCCATCCTGGCCTGCCGCTCGGGAGGGGTGGTCTCGGTCGTCGGCGCGTACGGCGGTTTCGTCGACAAGTTCCCCATGGGCGCGTTCATGAACCGGTCGCTGGTCATGCGGACCGGTCAGTGCCACGTCCAGCGCTACACCCGGCCGCTGCTGGAGCGGATCCAGCGCGGCGAGATCGACCCGAGCTTCATCGTCAGCCACCGGATGCCGCTGCGCGACGCCCCGAAGGGCTACAAGATCTTCCAGAAGAAGCAGGACGACTGTACGAAGGTGCTGCTCACGGTCTGAGGTGGCCGACTCGGTTTTCCTGAAGTCGGGGTGTCCGGGTCGACGTGACACCCCGGTTTCGCCAAGCCCGAGCGATAGCTAGCGTCTCGGGGATGGACAGTGGCGGTGGTGCGGCGGGGGCCGTGCGGGGCGAGCCCAGCGTCCGGCTGCGCCCGGTCGGGGAGCCCGACCTGGCGATGTTCCGGCGGTTCTGCACCGAGCCGGGCCTGATCGGGCTGGACTGGGTTGGCTTCAAGGACGCTGGGGCGCCGGCGCGGCGGTTCGCCGTCGACGGCTACCTCGGCGAGGACGACGGGCGGCTCGTCGTGGAGGTCGAGCAGGAGCATGCCGCCGGCATCGTCAGCTACACCGCTGGGCGGTACGCCGGACGGGCGTCGTACTGGGAGATCGGCATCGTCCTGCTGCCGCAGTGGCGGGGGAGGGGCATCGGCTGGCGCGCGCAGGCGTTGCTCTGCGACTACCTTTTTCACCACAGCCCGGCGCAGCGCGTCCAGGCCGGTACGCACCCGGAGAACGTCGCCGAGCAACGGGCGCTGGAGAAGGCCGGTTTCCAGCTCGAGGGCGTCGTACGGGCCAGCGAGTTTCGGGCTGGCCAGTGGCGCGACGGCTACCTGTACAGCCGGTTGCGCGACGACCCGTCCCCCTGGGACCCGACGCCGCACTAGCGTGGGCGGACTCCCGGTTCCACCGTCAAGGTCCCTGCCGCGGCGTCGATCGTGGCGCTTGAGCCCAGCGGCACGGTGAGCTGCCCGTCGCCATGCCCCAGCCGTAGCCCGCCCAGGACCGGCACGCCAAGGTCGTACAGGCGGTCCTTCAGCACCGCCGCCGCGTCCCACTCACCCGGCTCAGCGACACTGTTGGTGATCTGGCCGATGACCACCCCGGCGACCCTGGACAGCACGCCCACCCGGCG
The window above is part of the Micromonospora sp. LH3U1 genome. Proteins encoded here:
- a CDS encoding amylo-alpha-1,6-glucosidase; this encodes MPGTVACIDGNTFIVSDASGDVESSPGTPVGLFAADTRFLSRWMLTVNGERMTALSVDDSQYYEVTFFVVPGGAVDYVQADVSAIRRRRIGPDLTESLTIFNYGEGDKELDVRLEMAADFADIFEIKFDIGDKAGSYYTQVGPNELTLGYRRGTYRREVVVSASEPAEVDPNGLRFAVRLRPGEQWSTRLQAAMRALRPDGVDLRAALRAQRPDDSTLPESVRAWVAAAPTLDTDSVSLQQVYDRSLVDLAALRFAPLSLGGATVPAAGLPWFMTLFGRDSLLTCLQTLPVTPSLTPPTLRILASLQGARHDDVLEEDPGRILHELRYGESAAFEEQPHSPYYGTVDASPLFVVLLDEYERWSGDTALVTELEQDARAALAWIDLYADLNSTGYIWYERRNRATGLDNQCWKDSWDSISYADGRLPGFPRATCETQGYAYDAKIRGARLARTVWGDPDFADRLEREAAALYDRFNRDFWLEDRGYYALALDHDGTPVDSLSSNIGHLLWSGIVPPERASRVAEHLMGPALFSGWGVRTLAEGQGRYNPLGYHNGTVWPFDNSFIAWGLRRYGFSSAAGRIAEGILSAATYFQGRLPEAFGGFDRDTTRFPVRYPTAGSPQAWSSGASMLLIRTMLGIDPHEDHLAVDPALPSAFGRIALLDIPGRWGKVDAFARRRPDQP
- a CDS encoding SCP2 sterol-binding domain-containing protein; translation: MTATSSFFERLTIAGQDPRFNKVCGSVRFDIRDGGHLEQWLLNIDHGRMRVTRSAGPATTVIRVSAQVADAMARGEVNGLAAITRGEILVDGDLGLALRIGRLFPRAPEPSQRGNPDGDR
- a CDS encoding SRPBCC family protein; this encodes MDRVDTVLLPELDGPVPATLPSTLGLLSLALGVGALVAPGPLARLIGVDDSAAARAVIPAVGVRELGSAAGLISGRGPAGWAWSRVVGDAMDLTLLGRALADRSGERRRRLTLTTAAIAGIAAVDVLAAVRIGRARRARARLIRMEIAVTVNRSPAEAYRFWRDMENLPRFMAHLESVRADDLRRSHWIARGPAGHRVEWDAEIIDDQPNRSITWRSLPGTRVPNAGRVRFVPAPGDRGTEVRVELRYAPPAGALGRVVAKLFGEEPEQQVRDDLRRFKQVLETGEVVRSEGSPNGISVRQQAMQRPAQPLPPSRRR
- a CDS encoding zinc-dependent alcohol dehydrogenase gives rise to the protein MKATAWMGTNSVKVIDVPDPKIMNARDAIVRISTTAICGSDLHLYHGFIPAMRKGDILGHEFMGEVVEVGPQVRNLKPGDRVVVPFPIACGHCSSCQRGLYSVCENSNPNAGIAEKIMGHSPAGIFGYSHLLGGYAGGQAEYARVPFADVGPLKVPDEIPDDQAVMLADVFPTGYMGAEMCDIKPGQVIAVWGAGPVGLLAAASARLLGAERVIVIDRFAYRLRLAEEHIGAETINYEQADVLDTLNEMTAGRGPDACIDAVGLEGHHGNAAMYAYDRAKQATRTETERPFALRQAILACRSGGVVSVVGAYGGFVDKFPMGAFMNRSLVMRTGQCHVQRYTRPLLERIQRGEIDPSFIVSHRMPLRDAPKGYKIFQKKQDDCTKVLLTV
- a CDS encoding GNAT family N-acetyltransferase; the protein is MDSGGGAAGAVRGEPSVRLRPVGEPDLAMFRRFCTEPGLIGLDWVGFKDAGAPARRFAVDGYLGEDDGRLVVEVEQEHAAGIVSYTAGRYAGRASYWEIGIVLLPQWRGRGIGWRAQALLCDYLFHHSPAQRVQAGTHPENVAEQRALEKAGFQLEGVVRASEFRAGQWRDGYLYSRLRDDPSPWDPTPH